A stretch of DNA from Brevibacterium ihuae:
TCCCGTCGGCCGCGCGCCATCGGGTCGGCGCCCCGGGGGCAGGTGATCCCGGCGGCCTCGGTCCGCTCAGGCGGCGTCCTCGGCGCGCTCAGGCGGCGGGGTCGGTGATGAGGCCCTCGGAGACCATCCAGTCGAAGGCGACGTCCGCCGGCTCCTCGCCCTCGACGTCGACGCGGAGGTTGAGCTGGCGCATGACCTCGTTCGTCAGCCGATCGCCGAAGGAGTCGAGGATCTCCTTGTATTCCGGATGGTTGTCGAGGGAGTCGGCGTGGAACGTCGGCGCGGCGTTGTAGGCCGGGAAGAACTGGCGGTCGTCCTCGAGCACGGTGAGTTCGAGGGCATCGATCCGTCCATCGGTGGTGTAGACCTCGCCGAAGTTGCAGTCGCCTTCCGCCGTGGCGGCGTAGATCGCTCCGACGTCGTAGACGCCGATCTGGTCGTCCGGCACGCCCTCGGAGCCGCCGCGCGGCATCTCGTAGTGCTCGAGCATCGGATTCATCCCGTCGACGCGCGAATTGAACTCCGCATCGACGCAGAAGGTGCGGTCCTCGACCGGGAGCTCGGTGATCTGGGACAGCGTCGAGATCCCGCCGAGCGCCTCCCACTGCTCCGGTCCGACGGCGAAGGCGTAGGTGTTGTTCAGCGGCATCGGCGCGCCCCACGTCACCCCGTTCTCGGCATCGATCTCGGACACGGCCTCCCACATCTCCTGCGGGTCGGGGATGCTCTCCTCCTGGCCCAGGTAGGTCAGCCATGCCGTGCCGGTGTATTCGTAGCCGACATCCGCACCGCCGGATTCGATGAGCTGGCGCGAGGGCTGGGAGCCGGGGACGTTCGTCAGGTCGACGACCTCGTAGCCGGCCGCCTCGGCGGCGAGGACCGCGATCTTGCCGAGGATGAGCTGCTCGGTGAACGACTTCGAGGTCACGGTGATCGGGTCGGCGTCCTCGGCACCGGGCACCGGTTCGATGGTGCCGGGCTCCACGGCGGGGACGAACGACGCTGCCGGCTGCAGGCCGCACCCGGTGAGGGCGAGGGCTGCGGCGGCGAGGGCGGCGGAGAGCGGAAGGCGCTTCATGCTCACAGTCCTTTCGGCCGGGCGAAGTACTCGACGACGCGACCCAGCCAGTCGATGACGAGCGCGAGGAGCGCGACGATGAGGGAGCCGGAGACGAGCACGGTCGTGAGGTTGAGGTTGACGCCGGTGGTGATGAGCACCCCGAGCCCGCCGCCGTTGATGAAAGTCGCGAGCGTCGCGGTGCCGACGAGGAGGACGAGCGCGGTGCGGATGCCGGCGAGCATGAGCGGCACGGCGAGCGGCAGCTCCACGCGGAACAGCACTGCGGTCGCACTCATCCCCATGCCGCGACCGGCCTCGATGAGGCTGTCGTCGACCTGGGTGAGTCCGACCATGGTGTTGCGGAGCACGGGCAGCACCGCGTAGAGGACGAGCGAGACGATCGCGGCCCAGAACCCGAAGCCCAGCCAGAACGCGAGGAGCACGATGAGACCGATCGCCGGCGCGGCCTGACCGATGTTCGCCACCGTCATCACCGGTCCGGTGAGGAACCGGAGGGCGGGGCGGGTGAGGAGGATGCCGAGCGGGATCGCGATGGCGAGGACGATGAGCGCCGACACCGCGGTGAGGGCGAGGTGCTCGAGCGTGTAGCCCCACAGGGTCGCGGGGTTGAGGGTGCCGAGCTCGGTCTCCGTGAGATCGGCGGTGACGAGCCAGATGACGAGCGCGGCGAAGACCACGGCGATGCCGAGGATCTGGAAGATCAGCGCGCGACGCTCCCCGGCCCGCTCGACCTCCCGGGCGTTCCGGGGACGCGAGGCCCCCGTCGCGGTGCCCTGAAGCGGTGCTCCCGGTGCGGCGTGCTCCGCGGTGCAGGAGTCGGTGGTGCGGGAGTCGGCGGTGCCCGGCCGGCTCATCACGAGTCGCCCTCGGCCGGAGTCGTGTTCTCTCCGCGGGGGGAGTCCGGGGTCTGCTCCGCCGTGGCGCCGCGCGCCGAGGTGATGGCGTCCATGACGGTCTCCACGCCGATCACCCCGAGGTAGCGGTGCCTGCTGCCGGTGACGATCGCATTGCTCGTCGAGGACACGAGCATGGTGTCGAGCGCGTCGTTGAGGGAGGCGCGGTCGCCGACCACCGGGAGGTCCTCGTCGCGCGCGGCGGGGAACTCGGTGAGCCGCTCGAGCTGGCGCGAGGAGTACCACTGCACGGGACGTTCGCGGTCGTCGAGGATGACGACGGCGTCGTCGGCGGAGCCCGAGCTGCGCAGGGCGGCGAGGGCGGCGGCGGGGCCGTCCGCGACGGGCGAGGTCACCGTCTCGCGCACCTCGGCGTCGGCGACGCGGCTCAGGGTGAGCTGCTTGAGGCCGGCGCCGGAGCCGATGAAGTTCTCGACGAAGTCGTTCGCGGGGTGCTTGAGGATCTGCTCGGGCGAGTCGTACTGGACGAGCTGGCCGCCCTCGGCGAAGATCGCGATCCAGTCGCCGAGCTTGACCGCCTCGTCGAAGTCGTGGGTGACGCAGACGATGGTCTTCTTGAGCTCGGCCTGGATGCTGATGAGCTCGTCCTGCAGGCGCTGCCGGGTGATCGGGTCGACCGCGCCGAACGGCTCGTCCATGAGGAGCACGGGCGGGTCGGCCGCCAGCGCGCGGGCCACGCCGATCCGCTGCTGCTGGCCGCCGGAGAGCTCGCGCGGGTAGCGGTCGCGATAGGTGTCGGGGTCGAGCGAGACGAGCTCGAGGAGCTCGTCGACGCGGGCGGCGATCCGGTCCTTGTCCCAGCCGAGCATCTTCGGCACGATCCCGATGTTCGTCGCCACCGTCATGTGGGGGAAGAGTCCGCCGGCCTGGATGACGTAGCCGATCCGCCGCCGGAGCTTGTCGGCGTCCATCGTCGTGATGTCCTCGTCGTCCATGATGATGCTGCCGGCGGTGGGCTCGATGAGCCGGTTGATCATCTTGAGCGTGGTCGTCTTGCCACAGCCGGAGGGGCCGACGAGCATGACGATGCTGCCGGCCGGGATCTCCATGGTGAGACCCCCGACCGCGGGCTTCGCCTGCCCGGGGTAGGTCTTGGTGATCTCGCGCAGGAAGATCTCTGCGCCCTGGGAGTCGGTCGACGTCGGGGTGCGGTCCGCGGCGGTGTCGGCGGATCCGGTGAGCTGATCAGACACGGATACCTTTCGAGGTGGTCAACCGGCCGATGCCGACGAGGATGAGGTCGAGCACGAGTGCCAGGAGGATGATGCCGATGACGCCGACGACCACCGATTCGAGCGAGTTCGCACCGCCGAGGCGGGACAGCCCGGTGAAGATCAGGCCGCCGAGGCCGGGGCCCAGGGAGTAGGCGGCGATCGCGGCGATGCCCATGACCATCTGCGCGGAGACCCGGATGCCGGCGAGGATGACCGGCCAGGCCACCGGCAGCTCGACGGTGAGGAGGGTGCGCATCCGGCTCATCCCGATGCCGCGCGCGGATTCCACGGTGGCGGACGGGACCGAGGCGAGCCCGACCACGGCGTTGCGGAGGATCGGGAGCGTGGCGAAGAACGTCACGACGATGACAGCAGGGGTGACGCCGTACCCCACGGGGGCGATGAGGAGACCGATGAGGGCGAAGGACGGGATCGTCAGGCCGATCGCGGTGACGGAGTTGGCCACCGACGTCCAGACCCCGGAGCGGTAGACGAGCGCGGCGATGACGATCGAGATGATGGTGGCGAGGATGAGGCACTGGACCACGAGGCTGAAGTGCTGCCAGCTGGCGAACGCGATCTGCGGGAATCGGTCCACCAGGTAATCCCACATCGTCGCTGCCCCTGTCGGTTCGTCGTCGCGTCTGTCCGGTCTCGTGCGCACTTCGCTTCAGTGCTGCTCACACGCTGCGTCGCCGGTCCCGCCCATCCGTGTTCGGGTGAGCGGGACCGGCGGAGCGCGCAGTGCGTCCACGGTAACGGCAGCGCCGCGGCATTCCCAGCCGCTGGGGTGTCCTGGGGAGATCCGTGTCCAAGTCGTGACCTCGGAGTACGGGCGCGGGTGCGCGGTCCCGGACAGCTCGACCGGGGCCTCCGGC
This window harbors:
- a CDS encoding ABC transporter permease; translated protein: MWDYLVDRFPQIAFASWQHFSLVVQCLILATIISIVIAALVYRSGVWTSVANSVTAIGLTIPSFALIGLLIAPVGYGVTPAVIVVTFFATLPILRNAVVGLASVPSATVESARGIGMSRMRTLLTVELPVAWPVILAGIRVSAQMVMGIAAIAAYSLGPGLGGLIFTGLSRLGGANSLESVVVGVIGIILLALVLDLILVGIGRLTTSKGIRV
- a CDS encoding ABC transporter ATP-binding protein, with product MSDQLTGSADTAADRTPTSTDSQGAEIFLREITKTYPGQAKPAVGGLTMEIPAGSIVMLVGPSGCGKTTTLKMINRLIEPTAGSIIMDDEDITTMDADKLRRRIGYVIQAGGLFPHMTVATNIGIVPKMLGWDKDRIAARVDELLELVSLDPDTYRDRYPRELSGGQQQRIGVARALAADPPVLLMDEPFGAVDPITRQRLQDELISIQAELKKTIVCVTHDFDEAVKLGDWIAIFAEGGQLVQYDSPEQILKHPANDFVENFIGSGAGLKQLTLSRVADAEVRETVTSPVADGPAAALAALRSSGSADDAVVILDDRERPVQWYSSRQLERLTEFPAARDEDLPVVGDRASLNDALDTMLVSSTSNAIVTGSRHRYLGVIGVETVMDAITSARGATAEQTPDSPRGENTTPAEGDS
- a CDS encoding glycine betaine ABC transporter substrate-binding protein translates to MKRLPLSAALAAAALALTGCGLQPAASFVPAVEPGTIEPVPGAEDADPITVTSKSFTEQLILGKIAVLAAEAAGYEVVDLTNVPGSQPSRQLIESGGADVGYEYTGTAWLTYLGQEESIPDPQEMWEAVSEIDAENGVTWGAPMPLNNTYAFAVGPEQWEALGGISTLSQITELPVEDRTFCVDAEFNSRVDGMNPMLEHYEMPRGGSEGVPDDQIGVYDVGAIYAATAEGDCNFGEVYTTDGRIDALELTVLEDDRQFFPAYNAAPTFHADSLDNHPEYKEILDSFGDRLTNEVMRQLNLRVDVEGEEPADVAFDWMVSEGLITDPAA
- a CDS encoding ABC transporter permease, encoding MSRPGTADSRTTDSCTAEHAAPGAPLQGTATGASRPRNAREVERAGERRALIFQILGIAVVFAALVIWLVTADLTETELGTLNPATLWGYTLEHLALTAVSALIVLAIAIPLGILLTRPALRFLTGPVMTVANIGQAAPAIGLIVLLAFWLGFGFWAAIVSLVLYAVLPVLRNTMVGLTQVDDSLIEAGRGMGMSATAVLFRVELPLAVPLMLAGIRTALVLLVGTATLATFINGGGLGVLITTGVNLNLTTVLVSGSLIVALLALVIDWLGRVVEYFARPKGL